CGGGAACGGTGGACCTGGTGTCCTTCCGCTACACGCCCACGGGTGAGTTGGACCCGACGTGGGGCACGGGGGGCTCCGTGGTGCTGGACCTCGCGGGAGACAACGACTACGGCCGTCACATGGTCATTCTCAGTGATGATCGCATGTGCTCCGTGGGGAGCTCCGCGCTCGGCGCACAGAACACCGACGGTCTGATTCTGATGCTGACGGCGGATGGACAGCGAGATACGACGTTCGCTCCAGAGGGTTACAAGACGTACGACTTCGACCGGCCTAACAATGCCTTTTTTGGCGTGGCCGCGTCACCCGATGGCAACTGGATTGCCGCGGCGGGCTTCCGCGCGGGCGGCAACCAGAATGACGACGCCATCCTTGCCATCATCCCCACGGGCGGCGCGGGGGCGGAGGTCTTCAAGGCCACGCCCATCTCCGCCACTGAAAACGATCGCTTCTGGGCCGTTACCTTTGATGCGTCCAACCGCATCTATGCGACGGGCTTTGTCACGGAGGGGGGCGACAGCCGCATGGTGGTCGCGCGCTTCACGATTGATGGCAATCTGGACCCGACCTTCGGCGTTGGCGGCATCGCGACGCTCAATGTCGTGACCGGCGCGACGGAGGAGGCTGGTCGTGGCATCGCCCTCCAGTCCGACGGCAAGATCGTCATCGCGGGCCCTGTCGAGAAACTGTAATCCCATCCGTCACAGGCGCAGCCGCGGGGAGGGGCACAGGCTCGCCTCCACCCCGGCTGCTGCCTTTGGGACCGTCGGACATCCCTGTCGAGACAAGGTCGATATACTTCAGATGGCACTGTTCGAGCATAAGTTGATGCAGACGCTGCGTTGGACGCTTCCCGCGCTGGGGCTGGCGTGGAGCGCTCAGGCCGCGGCGCAGTCCGAGCCATTTCAGACACACGATGGTGTTGTCACCGCCGAGCCGCCGTCGGAAGGGCCCGTGGAGGACGCGCCGCTGCTGGTGGATGCTCCCGTGGGCGAACCCCTGATTCTGGAGCCTTCCGCGGAGGCCGTGGAGAGGAAGTTCGAAAGCGTGGTGGTGGGAACGTCGGAGGCGCGCACGAGTGGCTCCATCCACGTGCTGAAGCCCGCGACGTTGGAGCGTTTCGAGCGTGATGACCCGGAGGCCATTCTCCGAACCGTCCCTGGCGTGTACGCGCGGGGTGAGGACGGCTTCGGCCTGCGGCCCAACGTGGGCCTGCGCGGCGTCAACCCGAACCGGAGCAAGAAGATCACCCTGCTGGAGGACGGCATCCTCTTCGGCCCCGCGCCATACTCCGCGCCGGCGGCGTATTACTTCCCGCTCGCGACGCGCATGCAGAGCATCCGCGTCTTGAAGGGGCCCTCCGCCATTCAGCAAGGGCCGCAGACGGTCGGCGGCTCGGTGGATTTCATCACCCGGGACATTCCCGCGGCCGAGTCCATCTGGTTGGACGTGGCGGGGGGCGGGTACTTGTACGGCAAGGCGCATGGCGTCTTCGGGGCCAGCACCGAGCGCGCGGGCTTCCTGCTCGAAGGGCTCCACCTGCGCAGCGACGGCTTCAAGGAGCTGGACACCGTGGGGGGCAACACGGGCTTCACCCGCAACGAATGGATGGCCAAGGGCCGCTATCTGCTCGTTCCGGACGGTCCCGTGCGGCAGACGCTCCAAATCAAGCTGGGCTACTCCGACGAGGACGCCAACGAGACGTACCTGGGCCTCAGTGACGCGGACCTCGCCGCGCAGCCGCTGCGCCGCTATGTCGCCACCGCGCTGGACCACATGGCGTGGCACCGCACGCAGGTGGTGCTCAGCCACGTGCTCGAGGCGGGCTCCCTGGTGGTGACCACCTCCGTCTATCGCCACGACCTGACGCGCGTCTGGCGCAAGGTGAACCGCTTCCGAGGCGCGTCGCTCTCCAATGTGCTCGCGGACCCGAGGAGCGCACGCAACGCCATCTACTATGGCGTGCTCACCGGCACGCTCGATACATCGTCAACGGAGGACACGCTGCTGATTGGGCCCAATGACCGGACGTTCGTGTCGCAGGGCGTCCAGAGCATCGCCCGTTGGACCCTCGCCACGGGCCCGCTGAACCACCACGTCGAAGTCGGCGCCCGCTTCCACTACGACAGCCTTGACCGCCTCCACACCGAGGATGCGTACCTCATGCAAGGCGGTCAGCTCGTGCGAACCAACGAGCCCACGTACACGACGGCCCACAACAAGGACTCCACGCACGCCGTGGCCCTGCACGTGACGGACGCGATTGCTTGGGGGCCGCTGGTGCTGACCCCGGGGGTGCGCCTGGAAATCATCCGCTCCCACTCCGTGAACCGACTGATGGAGACGTCGTCGAGCGGAGCGGTGGAGGTGTTGATGCCAGGCATGGGCGTCTACGGTGCGTTGACCCGAGAGCTGGGGCTGTTCGCGGGCGCCTATCGCGGATTTTCGCCACCCGCCCCTGGACAGCCGTCCGCGGTACTTCCTGAGAAGAGCATCAACTATGAGGGGGGCGCGCGGTGGACGCGCCGCGGCGAGCGTTTCGAGGTCTTGGGCTTTTTCAGCGACTACTCGAACCTCACCGATATCTGCACCTTCTCCAGCGGGTGCATCAATGACGACCTCGATCGGCAGACAGACGCGGGAAAGGCGTTCATCCATGGCCTGGAAGTCTTCGGTGAGAAGACCTTTCGTCCAGGCGGCGGCCTGACGTTTCCCGTGTCGCTGTCCTACACCTTCACGCGCACGCGGCTGCGTGAGGACTTCCAGTCGGCGGACCCGCAGTTCGGCAACGTGCGCGCGGGCGACGAGCTCCCCTACGTTCCGCGTCACCAGCTCTACGCCACCGCGGGTGTGGAGACCTCGTTCGGCGGGCTGGCCCTGAGCGCGTTCTACTCGGGGGCCATGCGTGAGCGGGCGGGGCAGGGCGAGGCGCCTCCGGGCTTGCTGACGGGCGAGCTGCTGACGTTCGACGTCAACGCGAACTGGAACTTCTCTCGCTGGGGCCAGTTGTACCTGAGCGCACGCAACATCCTCAATGAGCAGGTCATCGTGTCGCGCCGGCCCTTTGGCGCGCGGCCCAACGCACCTCGAACCCTCATCCTGGGCTTCAAGCTGAACGTGTGACCGCGCCATTCACCCCAGGCAGAGGAGGGGCAGGTGGGCGCGCAGGGTGAGAGCACGCCTCACTTCTGACTCCGAAGGACATATCCGGCGCTCCTCACGGTGTGAATGAGCTTGAGCTTGAAAGGGGCATCCACCTTGGCCCGGAGATATCGGATGTAGACTTCGACGACATTGGAGAAGGCCTCGAGGTCGTGTTCCCACACGGCCTGGACGATGCTCGTTCGGGAGACGACCTCTCCCGCATGCTCGAGCAGGAACCGCAGCAGGGCGAACTCCCGCGCCGTCAGGATGATGTTCTCCCCTGCGCGGGTGACCCTTCGCGTGGCGGGGTCCAAGGTCAGGTCCGCGTGACTCAACAGCGGACCTGGTCGCTGCACGACGCGACGGAGGATGGCCCGGATGCGTGCGAGCAGCTCCTCGAAGGAGAAGGGCTTGACGAGGTAGTCGTCGGCGCCGGCATTCAGCGCGAGAACGCGGTCGGCGACGGTGTCCTTCGCGGTCAGCATGATGACCGGCGTGTTGTCACCCTGCGCTCGCATGGCCCGCAGGAGGTCCAGGCCTGGCAAGCCGGGAAGCACCCAGTCGAGGATGATGAGGTCGAACCGTTCGATGCGAAGGAGCTCCTGTGTCTGGAGCCCATCGGCACTCTCCCGAACGCGAAAGCCTTCTTCCTGCAGGCCCCGCGCGATGAACGCTCGGACCCTCAGCTCGTCTTCTACAATGAGAATGGACACGACCCGGTCGCCTGGTTCCTGCTGAGCGGTGCGGGTGTGCCTATAACATTCACGTCAGCGCCCCGCGGTGCCTCGCGCGGAGCCGTTTGGTTTCCGTTTACCCAGCCTCAGCCGGCCAGTTCCTGGGGCTCGCTCGCTGCCTGCTTGGGCTCTCCAAAGGACATCAGCCGGCGGTGGAGCGGCGTGAGGAGCCCGACGAAACACACCAGCACGCCCGTGGCTTGAAGGATCCGCTCGATGGAGACGACTTCCGCCAGTGGCCCGTAGAGCAGCATGGACAGGGGCATCAGCGCCGTGGAGAGCATGGTCATCACGCTGAGGACGCGGCCCAGGTAGGCCGGCTCCACGCGCTCCTGGAGCATCACCATGGCGGGCGTGTTGTAGAGCGGCAGGGCCACGCCGAAGATGCCCATGAACGCCAGGTACACCGCGAAGTGGGGCACCACGCCCAGGGCGACGGTGCACGCGCCCATGATGTGGTTGGAGGCGAGCATCGTCCGCATGCGGCTGCTGAACCCGCCCCAGGCCGCGAGCGCGGCCCCTCCCAACATCATGCCCACCGAGAAGACCATCTCGATGGCCGTCAGCCGCCACACCTCGTCCCCGAAGCTTCTCGCGGTCTGCAGCGGCGTCAGGAACGCGGCCGGGGTGATGAGGATCAGGATGAACCCCAGGTAGCTGAAGAACGGCACCAGGTGCGAGTGGCCGCGGATGTAGCGGAAGCCGTCGCGAATCTC
This genomic window from Myxococcus hansupus contains:
- a CDS encoding MFS transporter, whose protein sequence is MSASWKRNTALFLGSQALSLLGSSLVQYALLWQVTLQTRSSVMMTLYIVAGFLPTFLLSPFAGVWADRYDRRKLIVLADAAIALVTLALAVTFTLRGPELWLYFLAAGFRSVGAAVQQPAVGALLPQLVPEDQLMRVNSIQSTLLSVNMLGAPALAGFLMSVAPLQVLFFIDVSTAALAIALVMLFVRLEARPRAPEQAGASQLKEIRDGFRYIRGHSHLVPFFSYLGFILILITPAAFLTPLQTARSFGDEVWRLTAIEMVFSVGMMLGGAALAAWGGFSSRMRTMLASNHIMGACTVALGVVPHFAVYLAFMGIFGVALPLYNTPAMVMLQERVEPAYLGRVLSVMTMLSTALMPLSMLLYGPLAEVVSIERILQATGVLVCFVGLLTPLHRRLMSFGEPKQAASEPQELAG
- a CDS encoding TonB-dependent receptor family protein, producing MALFEHKLMQTLRWTLPALGLAWSAQAAAQSEPFQTHDGVVTAEPPSEGPVEDAPLLVDAPVGEPLILEPSAEAVERKFESVVVGTSEARTSGSIHVLKPATLERFERDDPEAILRTVPGVYARGEDGFGLRPNVGLRGVNPNRSKKITLLEDGILFGPAPYSAPAAYYFPLATRMQSIRVLKGPSAIQQGPQTVGGSVDFITRDIPAAESIWLDVAGGGYLYGKAHGVFGASTERAGFLLEGLHLRSDGFKELDTVGGNTGFTRNEWMAKGRYLLVPDGPVRQTLQIKLGYSDEDANETYLGLSDADLAAQPLRRYVATALDHMAWHRTQVVLSHVLEAGSLVVTTSVYRHDLTRVWRKVNRFRGASLSNVLADPRSARNAIYYGVLTGTLDTSSTEDTLLIGPNDRTFVSQGVQSIARWTLATGPLNHHVEVGARFHYDSLDRLHTEDAYLMQGGQLVRTNEPTYTTAHNKDSTHAVALHVTDAIAWGPLVLTPGVRLEIIRSHSVNRLMETSSSGAVEVLMPGMGVYGALTRELGLFAGAYRGFSPPAPGQPSAVLPEKSINYEGGARWTRRGERFEVLGFFSDYSNLTDICTFSSGCINDDLDRQTDAGKAFIHGLEVFGEKTFRPGGGLTFPVSLSYTFTRTRLREDFQSADPQFGNVRAGDELPYVPRHQLYATAGVETSFGGLALSAFYSGAMRERAGQGEAPPGLLTGELLTFDVNANWNFSRWGQLYLSARNILNEQVIVSRRPFGARPNAPRTLILGFKLNV
- a CDS encoding response regulator transcription factor; the protein is MSILIVEDELRVRAFIARGLQEEGFRVRESADGLQTQELLRIERFDLIILDWVLPGLPGLDLLRAMRAQGDNTPVIMLTAKDTVADRVLALNAGADDYLVKPFSFEELLARIRAILRRVVQRPGPLLSHADLTLDPATRRVTRAGENIILTAREFALLRFLLEHAGEVVSRTSIVQAVWEHDLEAFSNVVEVYIRYLRAKVDAPFKLKLIHTVRSAGYVLRSQK